One Verrucomicrobiota bacterium DNA window includes the following coding sequences:
- a CDS encoding choice-of-anchor D domain-containing protein has protein sequence MPQQLIYTSAPRGLVSGRSGYCTVARSAAMRDALMLRLEQLSYYHHLSLSGGKDRPIFAYRTVDIRGSRYHVLSRIQDAGLDYSGRTNFIAHHLAFSPEEIGQLSTPAVILRDWSGWLTSWNREPQQLSNENWGNLNSLVRTTCLPGKAWRHLTGDAANGYALLETKPGTCFCADGVGESDLLTLLGESMELLELRDSRGDFKMASWQYTLTTSMQEQDNPTDFRWRFVHRDNPAFAKFGGNVSPPLASLRAAPGNSEEQSFAQKGWQAPSHVEIRLNKSFITEGDFVHLEAKADGIPYPSFSWFEIEQGKPVAMVGRSGPTLDEQPKGRAKRYTVQAYNSIGAKNSQIIELEIHQPVRLSPRPALAVSPTPVKHGPGYIKTEQEIEAQRQRLAAKNEQERRAKRHQTIQMLVMSIPVVVAICLCAYTVWAKPWMKTQLAIVPTVLNFDPTVVGNAVTTNLEFVNANRLILAGKVEAKSPFAIQGDAYFCLRPGETGHVAVSFMPTSTTNIEETIRLIWTNQFFVHRLGKECADTVKVTGGGLPQVLAPMTSLKFNDIAVGANATNLFTITNQGTVPIKIKATITNSAKTNVEGAFKLLSPDELTLNNNVNFSVSFHPTTTGLFVGWLIIEANQNYRVVLTGSATNASASNAVGPRSNVVLQANPPPTNHSNPDTSNHQKKKK, from the coding sequence ATGCCTCAACAACTCATATATACCAGCGCACCTCGGGGTTTGGTGTCCGGACGCTCTGGCTATTGCACTGTCGCGCGCAGTGCCGCCATGCGAGACGCACTCATGCTGCGCTTGGAGCAGCTCAGTTATTATCATCACCTTTCCCTGAGCGGGGGAAAAGACCGTCCGATCTTTGCCTATCGTACCGTTGATATTCGTGGCAGCCGCTATCATGTGTTGAGTCGGATTCAGGATGCCGGATTGGATTACTCAGGGCGCACCAATTTCATCGCGCATCACCTTGCGTTTAGTCCCGAGGAAATCGGCCAACTTTCCACCCCTGCCGTCATTTTGCGGGACTGGTCCGGCTGGTTGACATCCTGGAATCGTGAGCCTCAACAGTTGAGTAATGAGAACTGGGGCAATCTTAATTCGCTAGTGAGAACGACCTGCCTACCGGGGAAAGCGTGGCGACACCTGACGGGTGACGCGGCTAATGGGTATGCGCTGTTGGAAACAAAACCTGGCACGTGCTTTTGTGCTGACGGAGTTGGGGAAAGTGATCTGCTCACATTGTTGGGTGAAAGCATGGAATTGTTGGAACTCAGGGATTCCCGCGGCGACTTTAAAATGGCATCCTGGCAATATACGCTGACAACATCCATGCAGGAGCAGGACAATCCCACCGACTTCCGCTGGCGCTTTGTGCATCGGGACAACCCCGCTTTTGCCAAGTTCGGCGGAAATGTTAGCCCGCCTCTGGCCAGTCTTCGCGCTGCCCCAGGTAATTCGGAAGAGCAATCTTTTGCCCAAAAAGGCTGGCAAGCCCCAAGCCATGTTGAGATCAGGCTGAACAAAAGTTTCATTACGGAAGGTGATTTTGTACACCTTGAGGCCAAAGCGGATGGAATACCATACCCAAGTTTTAGCTGGTTTGAAATCGAGCAGGGAAAACCGGTTGCAATGGTTGGACGTTCCGGGCCAACTCTGGACGAGCAACCCAAAGGCCGGGCCAAACGCTATACGGTCCAAGCTTATAACTCTATTGGCGCAAAAAACAGCCAGATTATTGAACTCGAGATTCATCAGCCGGTGAGGCTTTCGCCGCGACCAGCATTGGCTGTCTCGCCAACTCCGGTGAAGCATGGGCCAGGCTACATTAAAACCGAGCAGGAAATTGAGGCTCAGCGCCAGCGGCTGGCGGCGAAAAACGAACAAGAGCGGCGCGCAAAACGACACCAGACTATTCAAATGTTGGTCATGAGTATTCCGGTCGTGGTAGCCATCTGCCTATGTGCATACACAGTCTGGGCGAAACCTTGGATGAAAACTCAATTGGCTATCGTACCAACAGTTCTGAATTTTGATCCCACTGTCGTTGGTAATGCTGTGACTACCAACTTGGAATTTGTAAATGCCAACCGATTGATTTTGGCTGGAAAAGTGGAAGCAAAATCGCCCTTCGCCATCCAAGGCGATGCTTACTTCTGCCTTCGGCCTGGTGAGACCGGCCATGTCGCGGTTAGTTTCATGCCAACCAGCACTACTAACATCGAGGAGACGATTCGCCTTATTTGGACAAATCAGTTTTTTGTGCATCGCCTTGGTAAGGAGTGCGCCGATACTGTAAAGGTTACTGGTGGTGGTTTGCCACAAGTGTTAGCTCCAATGACCTCGTTAAAATTTAACGATATTGCTGTTGGTGCCAATGCTACTAATCTTTTTACAATAACTAATCAAGGAACGGTGCCTATCAAGATAAAAGCAACAATCACTAATTCTGCTAAAACTAATGTTGAAGGGGCCTTTAAACTTCTTTCCCCTGACGAGTTAACTCTGAATAACAATGTCAACTTTTCCGTCAGCTTTCATCCCACAACGACTGGACTTTTTGTCGGTTGGTTAATCATCGAAGCGAATCAAAATTACAGGGTAGTACTAACTGGTTCCGCAACAAATGCATCGGCCTCTAATGCTGTCGGTCCCCGTTCAAATGTCGTGTTGCAAGCAAATCCACCACCAACTAACCACTCAAACCCAGACACTTCAAATCACCAAAAAAAGAAAAAATAA